From Anas acuta chromosome 20, bAnaAcu1.1, whole genome shotgun sequence, a single genomic window includes:
- the ABL1 gene encoding tyrosine-protein kinase ABL1 isoform X2 yields MGQQPGKVLGDQRRPSLPALHFIKGAGKKESSRHGGPHCNVFVEHEALQRPVVSDFEPQGLSEAARWNSKENLLSCPSENDPHLFVALYDFVASGDNTLSITKGEKLRVLGYNHNGEWCEAQTKNGQGWVPSNYITPVNSLEKHSWYHGPVSRNAAEYLLSSGINGSFLVRESESSPGQRSISLRYEGRVYHYRINTASDGKLYVSSESRFNTLAELVHHHSTVADGLITTLHYPAPKRNKPTIYGVSPNYDKWEIERTDITMKHKLGGGQYGEVYEGVWKKYSLTVAVKTLKEDTMEVEEFLKEAAVMKEIKHPNLVQLLGVCTREPPFYIITEFMTYGNLLDYLRECNRQEVNAVVLLYMATQISSAMEYLEKKNFIHRDLAARNCLVGENHLVKVADFGLSRLMTGDTYTAHAGAKFPIKWTAPESLAYNKFSIKSDVWAFGVLLWEIATYGMSPYPGIDLSQVYELLEKDYRMERPEGCPEKVYELMRACWQWSPSDRPSFAEIHQAFETMFQESSISDEVEKELGKKGMRSVVSNFLQAPELPTKTRTSRRAAESKDANEGLETAHARGQGECDPLDHEPAISPLLPRKERVALESSLNEDERLLPKDKKPNLFSALIKKKKKTAPTPPKRSSSFREMDGHSDRRAGGEEEGRDAGNGAFTAPPADAGDPSKFQGPSNGAGVTNGVVAGNSGFLSPHLRKKSSTMSISRGVAGEEESSSNSSKRFLRSCSASCVPHGAKDTEWKSVTLPRDLQSTGRQFDSSTFGGHKSEKPALPRKRANEAKTDVAVRGTVTPPPRLLKKNEETGDDVFKDTESSPGSSPPTLTPKLGRRQPAAPPSSSVLHKDDGVKSSALGTTVTTDQGSAAKPNSAGFAGANKASEEPRLRRLKQTSESAGKDKGKLSKLKPAPPLPLSSSSVGKAGKVAHSPSHEAAADAASGPKSKQLTQVADAASSDALKPNQPGEGVKKLGIPSVPKPQSSTKLLLSTATPAASSSSVPSAPGGEQPSSTAFIPLISTRVSLRKTRQPPERIASGTITKGVVLESTEALRLAISKNSEQMASHSTVLEAGKNLYTFCVSYVDSIQQMRNKFAFREAINKLENNLRELQICPATAGSGPAATQDFSKLLSSVKEISDIVQR; encoded by the exons AAGCCCTTCAGAGGCCGGTAGTGTCAGATTTTGAGCCCCAGGGCCTGAGTGAAGCCGCCCGCTGGAACTCCAAGGAGAACCTCCTGTCCTGCCCCAGTGAGAATGACCCCCACCTCTTTGTTGCACTCTACGATTTTGTGGCGAGCGGGGACAACACTCTCAGCATCACCAAAG GTGAAAAGCTCCGCGTCCTGGGCTACAATCACAATGGCGAATGGTGTGAGGCTCAAACGAAGAACGGACAAGGCTGGGTGCCCAGCAACTACATCACCCCAGTGAACAGTTTGGAGAAACACTCCTGGTATCACGGCCCGGTGTCCCGTAACGCTGCCGAGTACCTTCTGAGCAGCGGCATCAACGGCAGCTTCCTCGTGCGGGAGAGCGAGAGCAGCCCAGGACAGAGGTCTATTTCCCTGCGATACGAAGGAAGGGTGTACCACTACAGAATAAACACCGCATCCGACGGAAAG CTGTATGTCTCTTCTGAGAGCCGCTTCAACACGTTGGCGGAGCTGGTCCATCATCATTCGACGGTAGCAGATGGGCTCATCACCACTTTACACTACCCGGCGCCCAAACGCAATAAGCCCACTATTTACGGGGTGTCCCCAAACTACGACAAGTGGGAGATCGAGAGAACTGACATCACCATGAAGCACAAGCTTGGGGGCGGGCAGTACGGAGAGGTATACGAAGGAGTCTGGAAGAAGTACAGCCTTACAGTGGCCGTGAAGACCCTAAAG GAGGATACCATGGAGGTGGAAGAGTTCTTGAAAGAAGCCGCAGTAATGAAGGAGATCAAGCATCCGAACTTGGTGCAATTATTAG GGGTGTGCACACGGGAACCTCCTTTCTACATCATCACGGAGTTCATGACGTACGGGAACCTGCTGGATTATCTGCGCGAGTGCAACCGGCAGGAGGTGAACGCGGTGGTGCTGCTGTACATGGCCACTCAGATCTCCTCAGCCATGGAGtacctggagaagaaaaacttCATTCACAG gGACCTCGCTGCCAGAAACTGCCTTGTAGGGGAGAACCACTTGGTGAAGGTGGCAGACTTTGGCCTGAGCAGGCTGATGACAGGCGACACGTACACTGCCCACGCTGGAGCGAAATTCCCCATCAAGTGGACTGCACCAGAAAGCCTGGCCTACAACAAGTTCTCCATTAAATCTGATGTCTGGG CTTTTGGTGTTCTGCTGTGGGAAATCGCGACCTACGGCATGTCCCCGTACCCCGGGATTGACCTGTCTCAAGTCTATGAGCTGTTGGAGAAAGACTACCGCATGGAGCGCCCTGAAGGCTGTCCTGAGAAAGTCTATGAGCTCATGAGAGCGT GCTGGCAGTGGAGCCCCTCCGACAGGCCTTCCTTTGCTGAGATCCATCAGGCATTTGAGACGATGTTTCAGGAATCCAGCATATCGGACG AGGTGGAGAAGGAATTGGGAAAGAAGGGCATGAGGAGCGTCGTGAGCAATTTCCTCCAGGCCCCAGAGTTACCAACCAAAACACGAACGTCAAGGAGAGCTGCTGAAAGCAAAGATGCCAACGAGGGTTTGGAGACTGCACATGCTCGAGGCCAGGGGGAATGTG ACCCTCTGGACCACGAGCCTGCCATTTCCCCCTTGCTCCCGCGGAAGGAGAGGGTGGCTCTGGAGAGCAGCTTGAACGAAGACGAGAGGCTGCTTCCCAAAGACAAGAAGCCCAACCTCTTCAGTGCCCTTatcaagaagaagaagaagactgCCCCTACCCCTCCGAAGCGGAGCAGTTCCTTCAGAGAGATGGACGGCCACTCGGACCGCAGGGCGGGCGgcgaggaggagggcagggatgcTGGCAACGGGGCTTTCACTGCGCCTCCCGCAGATGCAGGTGACCCCTCCAAATTTCAGGGCCCGAGCAACGGGGCTGGTGTCACCAACGGGGTCGTGGCCGGGAACTCCGGGTTTTTATCTCCCCACTTACGGAAGAAGTCCAGCACGATGAGCATCAGTCGGGGGGTGGCTGGCGAGGAGGAGAGCAGTTCCAACTCCAGCAAGCGTTTCCTAAGGtcctgctcagcctcctgcGTGCCCCACGGAGCCAAGGACACCGAGTGGAAATCCGTGACTCTGCCTCGGGATCTGCAGTCCACGGGACGCCAGTTTGATTCCTCCACTTTCGGGGGACACAAGAGCGAAAAGCCAGCGCTGCCTCGGAAGCGGGCAAACGAGGCCAAGACTGACGTTGCTGTCAGGGGGACGGTGACCCCTCCTCCACGGCTGCTTAAGAAAAACGAAGAGACCGGCGACGACGTCTTCAAAGACACGGAGTCGAGTCCTGGCTCCAGCCCTCCGACTCTGACGCCGAAACTCGGCCGTAGGCAGCCTGCCGCCCCTCCTTCCTCCAGCGTGCTGCACAAGGACGATGGGGTCAAATCCAGTGCCTTAGGTACCACTGTGACAACGGACCAAGGTTCTGCTGCCAAACCCAACTCCGCTGGGTTTGCAGGTGCCAACAAGGCTTCTGAGGAGCCCCGGCTGAGGAGGCTCAAGCAGACCTCGGAGTCGGCAGGGAAGGACAAAGGGAAGTTATCCAAGCTGAAGCCAGCCCCTCCGCTTCCGCTCTCTTCGTCCTCCGTCGGCAAGGCTGGAAAAGTGGCTCACAGCCCCAGCCacgaagcagcagcagatgcgGCGTCGGGTCCGAAATCCAAACAGTTGACTCAGGTTGCAGATGCTGCCAGCAGCGACGCCCTCAAGCCAAACCAGCCCGGGGAAGGCGTGAAGAAGCTGGGGATCCCCTCCGTACCAAAGCCACAGTCCTCCaccaagctgctgctgagcacggccaccccagctgcctcctcctcctctgtgccCTCCGCCCCAGGCGGGGAGCAGCCATCGTCTACAGCCTTCATCCCTCTCATATCCACCAGGGTGTCTCTGCGGAAGACCCGGCAGCCCCCGGAGAGGATCGCCAGCGGCACCATCACCAAAGGGGTGGTGCTGGAAAGCACGGAGGCTCTCCGGCTCGCCATCAGCAAGAACTCGGAACAAATGGCGAGCCACAGCACTGTCTTGGAGGCCGGCAAGAACCTCTACACCTTCTGCGTGAGCTACGTGGACTCCATTCAGCAGATGAGGAACAAATTTGCCTTTCGGGAGGCCATCAATAAGCTGGAGAACAACCTACGGGAGCTTCAGATCTGCCCAGCGACGGCTGGCAGTGGTCCTGCAGCCACCCAGGACTTTAGCAAACTTCTCAGTTCGGTGAAAGAAATCAGCGACATTGTTCAGAGGTAG
- the ABL1 gene encoding tyrosine-protein kinase ABL1 isoform X3, with translation MLSHGLREPSSHQRAFLPTGPRKPSSQDAGEEALQRPVVSDFEPQGLSEAARWNSKENLLSCPSENDPHLFVALYDFVASGDNTLSITKGEKLRVLGYNHNGEWCEAQTKNGQGWVPSNYITPVNSLEKHSWYHGPVSRNAAEYLLSSGINGSFLVRESESSPGQRSISLRYEGRVYHYRINTASDGKLYVSSESRFNTLAELVHHHSTVADGLITTLHYPAPKRNKPTIYGVSPNYDKWEIERTDITMKHKLGGGQYGEVYEGVWKKYSLTVAVKTLKEDTMEVEEFLKEAAVMKEIKHPNLVQLLGVCTREPPFYIITEFMTYGNLLDYLRECNRQEVNAVVLLYMATQISSAMEYLEKKNFIHRDLAARNCLVGENHLVKVADFGLSRLMTGDTYTAHAGAKFPIKWTAPESLAYNKFSIKSDVWAFGVLLWEIATYGMSPYPGIDLSQVYELLEKDYRMERPEGCPEKVYELMRACWQWSPSDRPSFAEIHQAFETMFQESSISDEVEKELGKKGMRSVVSNFLQAPELPTKTRTSRRAAESKDANEGLETAHARGQGECDPLDHEPAISPLLPRKERVALESSLNEDERLLPKDKKPNLFSALIKKKKKTAPTPPKRSSSFREMDGHSDRRAGGEEEGRDAGNGAFTAPPADAGDPSKFQGPSNGAGVTNGVVAGNSGFLSPHLRKKSSTMSISRGVAGEEESSSNSSKRFLRSCSASCVPHGAKDTEWKSVTLPRDLQSTGRQFDSSTFGGHKSEKPALPRKRANEAKTDVAVRGTVTPPPRLLKKNEETGDDVFKDTESSPGSSPPTLTPKLGRRQPAAPPSSSVLHKDDGVKSSALGTTVTTDQGSAAKPNSAGFAGANKASEEPRLRRLKQTSESAGKDKGKLSKLKPAPPLPLSSSSVGKAGKVAHSPSHEAAADAASGPKSKQLTQVADAASSDALKPNQPGEGVKKLGIPSVPKPQSSTKLLLSTATPAASSSSVPSAPGGEQPSSTAFIPLISTRVSLRKTRQPPERIASGTITKGVVLESTEALRLAISKNSEQMASHSTVLEAGKNLYTFCVSYVDSIQQMRNKFAFREAINKLENNLRELQICPATAGSGPAATQDFSKLLSSVKEISDIVQR, from the exons AAGCCCTTCAGAGGCCGGTAGTGTCAGATTTTGAGCCCCAGGGCCTGAGTGAAGCCGCCCGCTGGAACTCCAAGGAGAACCTCCTGTCCTGCCCCAGTGAGAATGACCCCCACCTCTTTGTTGCACTCTACGATTTTGTGGCGAGCGGGGACAACACTCTCAGCATCACCAAAG GTGAAAAGCTCCGCGTCCTGGGCTACAATCACAATGGCGAATGGTGTGAGGCTCAAACGAAGAACGGACAAGGCTGGGTGCCCAGCAACTACATCACCCCAGTGAACAGTTTGGAGAAACACTCCTGGTATCACGGCCCGGTGTCCCGTAACGCTGCCGAGTACCTTCTGAGCAGCGGCATCAACGGCAGCTTCCTCGTGCGGGAGAGCGAGAGCAGCCCAGGACAGAGGTCTATTTCCCTGCGATACGAAGGAAGGGTGTACCACTACAGAATAAACACCGCATCCGACGGAAAG CTGTATGTCTCTTCTGAGAGCCGCTTCAACACGTTGGCGGAGCTGGTCCATCATCATTCGACGGTAGCAGATGGGCTCATCACCACTTTACACTACCCGGCGCCCAAACGCAATAAGCCCACTATTTACGGGGTGTCCCCAAACTACGACAAGTGGGAGATCGAGAGAACTGACATCACCATGAAGCACAAGCTTGGGGGCGGGCAGTACGGAGAGGTATACGAAGGAGTCTGGAAGAAGTACAGCCTTACAGTGGCCGTGAAGACCCTAAAG GAGGATACCATGGAGGTGGAAGAGTTCTTGAAAGAAGCCGCAGTAATGAAGGAGATCAAGCATCCGAACTTGGTGCAATTATTAG GGGTGTGCACACGGGAACCTCCTTTCTACATCATCACGGAGTTCATGACGTACGGGAACCTGCTGGATTATCTGCGCGAGTGCAACCGGCAGGAGGTGAACGCGGTGGTGCTGCTGTACATGGCCACTCAGATCTCCTCAGCCATGGAGtacctggagaagaaaaacttCATTCACAG gGACCTCGCTGCCAGAAACTGCCTTGTAGGGGAGAACCACTTGGTGAAGGTGGCAGACTTTGGCCTGAGCAGGCTGATGACAGGCGACACGTACACTGCCCACGCTGGAGCGAAATTCCCCATCAAGTGGACTGCACCAGAAAGCCTGGCCTACAACAAGTTCTCCATTAAATCTGATGTCTGGG CTTTTGGTGTTCTGCTGTGGGAAATCGCGACCTACGGCATGTCCCCGTACCCCGGGATTGACCTGTCTCAAGTCTATGAGCTGTTGGAGAAAGACTACCGCATGGAGCGCCCTGAAGGCTGTCCTGAGAAAGTCTATGAGCTCATGAGAGCGT GCTGGCAGTGGAGCCCCTCCGACAGGCCTTCCTTTGCTGAGATCCATCAGGCATTTGAGACGATGTTTCAGGAATCCAGCATATCGGACG AGGTGGAGAAGGAATTGGGAAAGAAGGGCATGAGGAGCGTCGTGAGCAATTTCCTCCAGGCCCCAGAGTTACCAACCAAAACACGAACGTCAAGGAGAGCTGCTGAAAGCAAAGATGCCAACGAGGGTTTGGAGACTGCACATGCTCGAGGCCAGGGGGAATGTG ACCCTCTGGACCACGAGCCTGCCATTTCCCCCTTGCTCCCGCGGAAGGAGAGGGTGGCTCTGGAGAGCAGCTTGAACGAAGACGAGAGGCTGCTTCCCAAAGACAAGAAGCCCAACCTCTTCAGTGCCCTTatcaagaagaagaagaagactgCCCCTACCCCTCCGAAGCGGAGCAGTTCCTTCAGAGAGATGGACGGCCACTCGGACCGCAGGGCGGGCGgcgaggaggagggcagggatgcTGGCAACGGGGCTTTCACTGCGCCTCCCGCAGATGCAGGTGACCCCTCCAAATTTCAGGGCCCGAGCAACGGGGCTGGTGTCACCAACGGGGTCGTGGCCGGGAACTCCGGGTTTTTATCTCCCCACTTACGGAAGAAGTCCAGCACGATGAGCATCAGTCGGGGGGTGGCTGGCGAGGAGGAGAGCAGTTCCAACTCCAGCAAGCGTTTCCTAAGGtcctgctcagcctcctgcGTGCCCCACGGAGCCAAGGACACCGAGTGGAAATCCGTGACTCTGCCTCGGGATCTGCAGTCCACGGGACGCCAGTTTGATTCCTCCACTTTCGGGGGACACAAGAGCGAAAAGCCAGCGCTGCCTCGGAAGCGGGCAAACGAGGCCAAGACTGACGTTGCTGTCAGGGGGACGGTGACCCCTCCTCCACGGCTGCTTAAGAAAAACGAAGAGACCGGCGACGACGTCTTCAAAGACACGGAGTCGAGTCCTGGCTCCAGCCCTCCGACTCTGACGCCGAAACTCGGCCGTAGGCAGCCTGCCGCCCCTCCTTCCTCCAGCGTGCTGCACAAGGACGATGGGGTCAAATCCAGTGCCTTAGGTACCACTGTGACAACGGACCAAGGTTCTGCTGCCAAACCCAACTCCGCTGGGTTTGCAGGTGCCAACAAGGCTTCTGAGGAGCCCCGGCTGAGGAGGCTCAAGCAGACCTCGGAGTCGGCAGGGAAGGACAAAGGGAAGTTATCCAAGCTGAAGCCAGCCCCTCCGCTTCCGCTCTCTTCGTCCTCCGTCGGCAAGGCTGGAAAAGTGGCTCACAGCCCCAGCCacgaagcagcagcagatgcgGCGTCGGGTCCGAAATCCAAACAGTTGACTCAGGTTGCAGATGCTGCCAGCAGCGACGCCCTCAAGCCAAACCAGCCCGGGGAAGGCGTGAAGAAGCTGGGGATCCCCTCCGTACCAAAGCCACAGTCCTCCaccaagctgctgctgagcacggccaccccagctgcctcctcctcctctgtgccCTCCGCCCCAGGCGGGGAGCAGCCATCGTCTACAGCCTTCATCCCTCTCATATCCACCAGGGTGTCTCTGCGGAAGACCCGGCAGCCCCCGGAGAGGATCGCCAGCGGCACCATCACCAAAGGGGTGGTGCTGGAAAGCACGGAGGCTCTCCGGCTCGCCATCAGCAAGAACTCGGAACAAATGGCGAGCCACAGCACTGTCTTGGAGGCCGGCAAGAACCTCTACACCTTCTGCGTGAGCTACGTGGACTCCATTCAGCAGATGAGGAACAAATTTGCCTTTCGGGAGGCCATCAATAAGCTGGAGAACAACCTACGGGAGCTTCAGATCTGCCCAGCGACGGCTGGCAGTGGTCCTGCAGCCACCCAGGACTTTAGCAAACTTCTCAGTTCGGTGAAAGAAATCAGCGACATTGTTCAGAGGTAG
- the ABL1 gene encoding tyrosine-protein kinase ABL1 isoform X4 has protein sequence MKMLEICLKLVGCKSKKGLSSSSSCYLEEALQRPVVSDFEPQGLSEAARWNSKENLLSCPSENDPHLFVALYDFVASGDNTLSITKGEKLRVLGYNHNGEWCEAQTKNGQGWVPSNYITPVNSLEKHSWYHGPVSRNAAEYLLSSGINGSFLVRESESSPGQRSISLRYEGRVYHYRINTASDGKLYVSSESRFNTLAELVHHHSTVADGLITTLHYPAPKRNKPTIYGVSPNYDKWEIERTDITMKHKLGGGQYGEVYEGVWKKYSLTVAVKTLKEDTMEVEEFLKEAAVMKEIKHPNLVQLLGVCTREPPFYIITEFMTYGNLLDYLRECNRQEVNAVVLLYMATQISSAMEYLEKKNFIHRDLAARNCLVGENHLVKVADFGLSRLMTGDTYTAHAGAKFPIKWTAPESLAYNKFSIKSDVWAFGVLLWEIATYGMSPYPGIDLSQVYELLEKDYRMERPEGCPEKVYELMRACWQWSPSDRPSFAEIHQAFETMFQESSISDEVEKELGKKGMRSVVSNFLQAPELPTKTRTSRRAAESKDANEGLETAHARGQGECDPLDHEPAISPLLPRKERVALESSLNEDERLLPKDKKPNLFSALIKKKKKTAPTPPKRSSSFREMDGHSDRRAGGEEEGRDAGNGAFTAPPADAGDPSKFQGPSNGAGVTNGVVAGNSGFLSPHLRKKSSTMSISRGVAGEEESSSNSSKRFLRSCSASCVPHGAKDTEWKSVTLPRDLQSTGRQFDSSTFGGHKSEKPALPRKRANEAKTDVAVRGTVTPPPRLLKKNEETGDDVFKDTESSPGSSPPTLTPKLGRRQPAAPPSSSVLHKDDGVKSSALGTTVTTDQGSAAKPNSAGFAGANKASEEPRLRRLKQTSESAGKDKGKLSKLKPAPPLPLSSSSVGKAGKVAHSPSHEAAADAASGPKSKQLTQVADAASSDALKPNQPGEGVKKLGIPSVPKPQSSTKLLLSTATPAASSSSVPSAPGGEQPSSTAFIPLISTRVSLRKTRQPPERIASGTITKGVVLESTEALRLAISKNSEQMASHSTVLEAGKNLYTFCVSYVDSIQQMRNKFAFREAINKLENNLRELQICPATAGSGPAATQDFSKLLSSVKEISDIVQR, from the exons atgaaaatgttggaGATCTGCTTGAAACTGGTGGGCTGCAAGTCGAAGAAggggctctcctcctcctccagctgctacTTGGAAG AAGCCCTTCAGAGGCCGGTAGTGTCAGATTTTGAGCCCCAGGGCCTGAGTGAAGCCGCCCGCTGGAACTCCAAGGAGAACCTCCTGTCCTGCCCCAGTGAGAATGACCCCCACCTCTTTGTTGCACTCTACGATTTTGTGGCGAGCGGGGACAACACTCTCAGCATCACCAAAG GTGAAAAGCTCCGCGTCCTGGGCTACAATCACAATGGCGAATGGTGTGAGGCTCAAACGAAGAACGGACAAGGCTGGGTGCCCAGCAACTACATCACCCCAGTGAACAGTTTGGAGAAACACTCCTGGTATCACGGCCCGGTGTCCCGTAACGCTGCCGAGTACCTTCTGAGCAGCGGCATCAACGGCAGCTTCCTCGTGCGGGAGAGCGAGAGCAGCCCAGGACAGAGGTCTATTTCCCTGCGATACGAAGGAAGGGTGTACCACTACAGAATAAACACCGCATCCGACGGAAAG CTGTATGTCTCTTCTGAGAGCCGCTTCAACACGTTGGCGGAGCTGGTCCATCATCATTCGACGGTAGCAGATGGGCTCATCACCACTTTACACTACCCGGCGCCCAAACGCAATAAGCCCACTATTTACGGGGTGTCCCCAAACTACGACAAGTGGGAGATCGAGAGAACTGACATCACCATGAAGCACAAGCTTGGGGGCGGGCAGTACGGAGAGGTATACGAAGGAGTCTGGAAGAAGTACAGCCTTACAGTGGCCGTGAAGACCCTAAAG GAGGATACCATGGAGGTGGAAGAGTTCTTGAAAGAAGCCGCAGTAATGAAGGAGATCAAGCATCCGAACTTGGTGCAATTATTAG GGGTGTGCACACGGGAACCTCCTTTCTACATCATCACGGAGTTCATGACGTACGGGAACCTGCTGGATTATCTGCGCGAGTGCAACCGGCAGGAGGTGAACGCGGTGGTGCTGCTGTACATGGCCACTCAGATCTCCTCAGCCATGGAGtacctggagaagaaaaacttCATTCACAG gGACCTCGCTGCCAGAAACTGCCTTGTAGGGGAGAACCACTTGGTGAAGGTGGCAGACTTTGGCCTGAGCAGGCTGATGACAGGCGACACGTACACTGCCCACGCTGGAGCGAAATTCCCCATCAAGTGGACTGCACCAGAAAGCCTGGCCTACAACAAGTTCTCCATTAAATCTGATGTCTGGG CTTTTGGTGTTCTGCTGTGGGAAATCGCGACCTACGGCATGTCCCCGTACCCCGGGATTGACCTGTCTCAAGTCTATGAGCTGTTGGAGAAAGACTACCGCATGGAGCGCCCTGAAGGCTGTCCTGAGAAAGTCTATGAGCTCATGAGAGCGT GCTGGCAGTGGAGCCCCTCCGACAGGCCTTCCTTTGCTGAGATCCATCAGGCATTTGAGACGATGTTTCAGGAATCCAGCATATCGGACG AGGTGGAGAAGGAATTGGGAAAGAAGGGCATGAGGAGCGTCGTGAGCAATTTCCTCCAGGCCCCAGAGTTACCAACCAAAACACGAACGTCAAGGAGAGCTGCTGAAAGCAAAGATGCCAACGAGGGTTTGGAGACTGCACATGCTCGAGGCCAGGGGGAATGTG ACCCTCTGGACCACGAGCCTGCCATTTCCCCCTTGCTCCCGCGGAAGGAGAGGGTGGCTCTGGAGAGCAGCTTGAACGAAGACGAGAGGCTGCTTCCCAAAGACAAGAAGCCCAACCTCTTCAGTGCCCTTatcaagaagaagaagaagactgCCCCTACCCCTCCGAAGCGGAGCAGTTCCTTCAGAGAGATGGACGGCCACTCGGACCGCAGGGCGGGCGgcgaggaggagggcagggatgcTGGCAACGGGGCTTTCACTGCGCCTCCCGCAGATGCAGGTGACCCCTCCAAATTTCAGGGCCCGAGCAACGGGGCTGGTGTCACCAACGGGGTCGTGGCCGGGAACTCCGGGTTTTTATCTCCCCACTTACGGAAGAAGTCCAGCACGATGAGCATCAGTCGGGGGGTGGCTGGCGAGGAGGAGAGCAGTTCCAACTCCAGCAAGCGTTTCCTAAGGtcctgctcagcctcctgcGTGCCCCACGGAGCCAAGGACACCGAGTGGAAATCCGTGACTCTGCCTCGGGATCTGCAGTCCACGGGACGCCAGTTTGATTCCTCCACTTTCGGGGGACACAAGAGCGAAAAGCCAGCGCTGCCTCGGAAGCGGGCAAACGAGGCCAAGACTGACGTTGCTGTCAGGGGGACGGTGACCCCTCCTCCACGGCTGCTTAAGAAAAACGAAGAGACCGGCGACGACGTCTTCAAAGACACGGAGTCGAGTCCTGGCTCCAGCCCTCCGACTCTGACGCCGAAACTCGGCCGTAGGCAGCCTGCCGCCCCTCCTTCCTCCAGCGTGCTGCACAAGGACGATGGGGTCAAATCCAGTGCCTTAGGTACCACTGTGACAACGGACCAAGGTTCTGCTGCCAAACCCAACTCCGCTGGGTTTGCAGGTGCCAACAAGGCTTCTGAGGAGCCCCGGCTGAGGAGGCTCAAGCAGACCTCGGAGTCGGCAGGGAAGGACAAAGGGAAGTTATCCAAGCTGAAGCCAGCCCCTCCGCTTCCGCTCTCTTCGTCCTCCGTCGGCAAGGCTGGAAAAGTGGCTCACAGCCCCAGCCacgaagcagcagcagatgcgGCGTCGGGTCCGAAATCCAAACAGTTGACTCAGGTTGCAGATGCTGCCAGCAGCGACGCCCTCAAGCCAAACCAGCCCGGGGAAGGCGTGAAGAAGCTGGGGATCCCCTCCGTACCAAAGCCACAGTCCTCCaccaagctgctgctgagcacggccaccccagctgcctcctcctcctctgtgccCTCCGCCCCAGGCGGGGAGCAGCCATCGTCTACAGCCTTCATCCCTCTCATATCCACCAGGGTGTCTCTGCGGAAGACCCGGCAGCCCCCGGAGAGGATCGCCAGCGGCACCATCACCAAAGGGGTGGTGCTGGAAAGCACGGAGGCTCTCCGGCTCGCCATCAGCAAGAACTCGGAACAAATGGCGAGCCACAGCACTGTCTTGGAGGCCGGCAAGAACCTCTACACCTTCTGCGTGAGCTACGTGGACTCCATTCAGCAGATGAGGAACAAATTTGCCTTTCGGGAGGCCATCAATAAGCTGGAGAACAACCTACGGGAGCTTCAGATCTGCCCAGCGACGGCTGGCAGTGGTCCTGCAGCCACCCAGGACTTTAGCAAACTTCTCAGTTCGGTGAAAGAAATCAGCGACATTGTTCAGAGGTAG